A section of the Microbulbifer pacificus genome encodes:
- the arfB gene encoding alternative ribosome rescue aminoacyl-tRNA hydrolase ArfB, which produces MLIVSNHIRLPDAEIELSAVRAQGAGGQNVNKVSSAIHLRFDVMASSLPEEIKVRVLALRDQRISSDGIVVIKAQRFRTQEKNREDALARLQELIASVLKTPKKRVATKPTKGSRERRLQQKSRRGQVKSMRGKVSDH; this is translated from the coding sequence ATGTTGATTGTTTCTAACCATATTCGCCTGCCCGATGCGGAAATAGAGCTGAGTGCGGTGCGCGCCCAGGGCGCCGGCGGACAGAATGTCAACAAGGTGTCCAGCGCTATCCATCTGCGTTTTGATGTGATGGCCTCAAGCCTGCCGGAAGAAATAAAGGTGCGTGTGCTAGCTTTGCGTGACCAGCGGATTTCCTCCGATGGCATTGTGGTGATCAAGGCACAACGCTTTCGCACCCAGGAAAAAAATCGCGAGGACGCGCTGGCACGTTTGCAGGAGCTGATTGCCAGCGTACTGAAAACGCCGAAAAAACGCGTCGCCACCAAACCGACCAAAGGCTCGCGCGAGCGTCGCCTGCAGCAGAAGTCGCGCCGCGGGCAGGTGAAATCCATGCGTGGAAAAGTGTCGGACCATTAA
- a CDS encoding GNAT family N-acetyltransferase: protein MYLLSTERLQLRELTDSDDDAQFTLKLLNDPDFHRYIGDRGVRTLEDARGYNQRGPIAMYRERGYGMYRVELQDGTAIGQCGLLKRDGLDDADIGFAFLPQYRGLGYALEAAQAVMHWGESELGLTRIVAIASPDNRASIELLERLGLRRERMIRLPGSSDNLILMGWDAGRNQTPPCCR from the coding sequence ATGTACCTGCTGAGCACAGAACGCCTGCAACTGCGCGAACTCACGGACAGTGACGACGATGCACAATTCACCCTGAAACTGTTGAACGACCCGGACTTCCACCGCTACATCGGTGACCGCGGTGTGCGCACATTGGAAGACGCCCGCGGCTATAACCAGCGCGGCCCCATTGCCATGTACCGCGAGCGCGGATACGGGATGTATCGGGTAGAGTTGCAAGACGGCACCGCCATCGGCCAGTGCGGGCTGTTGAAACGGGACGGCCTCGACGATGCGGATATCGGTTTCGCCTTCCTGCCCCAATACCGCGGTCTGGGGTATGCACTGGAAGCGGCGCAGGCGGTGATGCATTGGGGGGAATCCGAACTCGGTCTCACCCGTATTGTCGCCATTGCCTCTCCGGACAACCGCGCCTCTATCGAACTGCTTGAGCGACTCGGTCTCAGACGGGAAAGAATGATCAGACTTCCCGGCAGCAGCGATAACCTGATCCTCATGGGATGGGATGCCGGGCGCAACCAAACCCCACCCTGCTGCCGCTGA
- a CDS encoding Ldh family oxidoreductase: protein MSQRYSAEDLKQFASALFASTGLEGGRAEIMADTFLQADLLGFTTHGLHRVTTNLQWLQSGASRLHGEPSVLADRGNCFNWDAEFLPGPWVVHRAIDQALARVREHGVVTATIRRSQHIACLAAYLPKIIEHNCVGFLTCSTPAEHTVSPQGSKTPLFSANPIAFCAPAADYPLLFDISMSVTAGGYVSRAAREGKKLPGQYLKDRDGQLSDDPKSFADGGSILPVGGADHGYKGAALSAMLEVLSMALSGYGRADDVSEDDEANSVFLQIIDPKAFGSERNFLRQTTALMQLWEQCESDSNDPLRVPGKRAWKLRNAQLESGVELYPSIVSDLEKLAESTGISMPEAIS from the coding sequence ATGTCCCAGCGCTATAGCGCCGAAGATCTGAAGCAGTTTGCCAGTGCCCTGTTTGCGTCCACCGGGCTTGAAGGTGGCAGGGCTGAGATCATGGCGGATACGTTTCTGCAGGCGGACCTGCTGGGGTTTACCACCCATGGATTGCACCGGGTAACCACCAACCTGCAGTGGCTGCAGTCTGGCGCTTCACGGTTGCACGGCGAGCCCAGTGTGTTGGCAGATCGCGGCAACTGTTTCAACTGGGATGCAGAATTTTTGCCGGGCCCGTGGGTGGTGCATCGCGCGATAGACCAGGCGCTGGCGCGGGTACGCGAGCACGGTGTAGTGACTGCAACCATCCGTCGCAGCCAGCATATCGCCTGTCTCGCGGCCTATCTGCCGAAAATCATCGAGCACAATTGCGTGGGCTTTCTCACGTGCTCGACGCCGGCGGAACATACGGTATCGCCACAGGGCAGTAAAACTCCGCTGTTTTCTGCAAATCCGATTGCATTCTGTGCGCCGGCCGCGGATTACCCGTTGCTATTCGATATCAGCATGTCGGTTACCGCCGGCGGCTATGTGTCCCGCGCCGCGCGCGAGGGCAAAAAATTGCCCGGACAATATCTCAAGGATCGCGACGGCCAACTCTCCGATGACCCCAAGTCGTTTGCCGATGGCGGCAGTATTCTGCCGGTGGGTGGTGCGGATCACGGTTACAAGGGCGCGGCGCTCTCCGCCATGCTCGAGGTGTTGTCGATGGCGCTGTCCGGCTACGGCCGCGCGGACGATGTGAGTGAAGACGATGAGGCGAATTCCGTATTCCTGCAGATCATCGACCCCAAGGCTTTCGGTAGTGAAAGGAATTTTTTGCGGCAGACCACGGCGCTGATGCAGCTGTGGGAACAGTGTGAAAGTGATAGTAACGACCCGCTGCGTGTGCCGGGAAAGCGCGCCTGGAAATTGCGAAATGCGCAGCTGGAATCGGGCGTTGAGCTCTATCCTTCAATCGTCAGCGACTTGGAAAAGCTGGCGGAAAGCACCGGTATTTCAATGCCGGAGGCAATTTCCTGA
- a CDS encoding sodium:solute symporter family protein, translated as MDVQSLTFLIVGGTFVLYIAIALWARAGSTNDFYVAGGGVHPVANGMATAADWMSAASFISMAGLISFMGYDGAVYLLGWTGGYVLLALCLAPYLRKFGKFTVPDFIGDRYYSQAARTVAVICAIFVCFTYVAGQMRGVGVVFSRFLEVDITTGVIIGMGVVFFYAVLGGMKGITYTQVAQYCVLIFAYMVPAIFISIMMTGHVFPQLGFGATLSDGTYLLDKLDGLSTELGFAEYTSGTKSTIDVFFITAALMVGTAGLPHVIVRFFTVPKVRDARKSAGWALLFIALLYTTAPAIATFARVNMIDTINGTDGQGTPHGSAPSWVTNWEETGLIKWEDKNADGNMFYSGDARNEMTVDRDIMVLANPEIANLPAWVIALVAAGGVAAALSTSAGLLLVISTSISHDLLKRNLMPNISEKKELLYARSAAAVAICIAGYLGINPPGFVAQVVAFAFGLAASSFFPAIIMGIFSKRMNKEGAIAGMLSGILFTAAYIVYFKFINPAANTPDNWWFGVSPEGIGTLGMIINFAVAIAVAKVTREAPNDVQEMVESIRFPRGAGQASAH; from the coding sequence ATGGACGTACAGAGCCTTACTTTCCTGATTGTCGGTGGAACCTTCGTTCTCTATATCGCCATCGCGCTGTGGGCCCGAGCCGGCTCCACCAATGACTTTTACGTGGCCGGTGGCGGTGTGCACCCGGTGGCAAACGGTATGGCGACCGCGGCGGACTGGATGTCGGCGGCCTCGTTTATTTCCATGGCCGGCCTGATTTCCTTCATGGGTTACGACGGTGCCGTGTACCTGCTGGGCTGGACCGGCGGCTACGTGCTGCTGGCGCTGTGCCTCGCGCCCTACCTGCGGAAATTCGGCAAATTCACCGTGCCGGACTTTATCGGTGACCGCTACTACTCCCAGGCTGCGCGCACGGTGGCAGTGATCTGTGCCATCTTCGTGTGCTTCACCTATGTGGCGGGGCAGATGCGCGGTGTGGGTGTGGTGTTCTCCCGCTTCCTGGAAGTGGATATCACCACCGGCGTCATCATCGGCATGGGGGTGGTGTTCTTCTACGCGGTACTCGGCGGTATGAAGGGCATCACCTACACCCAGGTGGCGCAATACTGCGTGTTGATCTTTGCCTACATGGTGCCGGCGATCTTCATCTCCATCATGATGACCGGTCACGTGTTCCCGCAGCTGGGCTTTGGTGCAACCCTGTCGGACGGCACCTACTTGCTGGACAAGCTGGACGGTCTCTCCACCGAGCTCGGGTTTGCGGAGTACACCTCGGGTACCAAAAGCACCATTGATGTGTTCTTTATCACCGCCGCACTGATGGTGGGTACCGCGGGTCTGCCGCACGTGATCGTGCGCTTCTTCACCGTGCCGAAAGTGCGCGATGCACGCAAGTCCGCCGGTTGGGCGCTGCTGTTCATCGCGCTGCTGTATACCACTGCACCGGCCATCGCCACCTTCGCACGGGTGAACATGATCGACACCATCAACGGCACCGACGGCCAGGGTACGCCCCACGGGTCAGCACCCAGCTGGGTTACCAACTGGGAAGAGACGGGCCTGATCAAGTGGGAAGACAAGAACGCCGATGGCAACATGTTCTACTCCGGGGACGCGCGCAACGAGATGACCGTCGACCGCGACATCATGGTGCTGGCGAATCCGGAAATCGCCAATCTGCCGGCGTGGGTGATCGCACTGGTCGCTGCCGGTGGCGTGGCTGCGGCGCTGTCCACTTCTGCAGGACTGTTGCTGGTGATTTCGACCTCGATTTCCCACGACCTGCTGAAGCGCAACCTGATGCCGAATATCAGTGAGAAAAAGGAACTGCTCTACGCCCGTTCGGCGGCGGCGGTGGCCATCTGTATCGCCGGCTATCTCGGGATCAACCCACCGGGCTTTGTGGCGCAGGTGGTGGCGTTTGCCTTCGGGCTCGCGGCCTCGTCCTTCTTCCCGGCGATCATCATGGGGATTTTCTCCAAGCGCATGAACAAGGAAGGGGCGATCGCCGGTATGCTGTCGGGCATCCTGTTTACCGCGGCCTATATCGTGTACTTCAAGTTCATCAATCCCGCGGCCAATACCCCGGATAACTGGTGGTTCGGTGTATCGCCGGAAGGCATCGGTACCCTGGGCATGATCATCAACTTCGCCGTCGCCATCGCTGTGGCGAAAGTGACCCGCGAAGCGCCCAACGATGTACAGGAAATGGTGGAAAGTATCCGTTTCCCTCGCGGTGCCGGCCAGGCCAGCGCACACTGA
- a CDS encoding BCCT family transporter: MDKPLTTQKAHFNPPVFYTATAVLVLVVAYAVFYSEDATARFKGVQNFIVQNLSWYYVLVVALILLSVIGISISRFGDIKLGPEHSKPDYDFTSWFAMLFSAGMGIGLLFFGVAEPVMHYLNPPVGETGTVEAARDAMVLTFFHWGFHAWAIYAIVALILAYFSYRHKLPLTLRSALYPVIGDRIYGPVGHAVDVFAILGTVCGVATTLGYGVLQINSGLNHLFGLPVNPTVQVVLIVITTLLATISVVAGLDTGIKRLSQLNMVLAALLLLMVLLLGSTVYLLQTFVQNFGSYVSVLISRTFNLYAYAPTDWLGGWTILYWGWWMSWSPFVGLFIARISRGRTIREFVIGAMLVPAMVTLLWMTIFGNSAIHMILDEGLTSLGEVVSKDQSLALFQFLEQFPFSGVFSLLAVVMVIVFFVTSADSGAMVVNMLSSHGRDDTPLWQRIFWAGIIGAVAIALLLAGGLSSLQTATIASALPFSIILLAAIYGLLRALRTETAKRDSQNAVVAPISAHNPVSWQRRLKNLLKLPSLVEVQDYVHETGEPALREFASELEKNGFSARVVQGKNHYVYLEVFHGEEVDFLYGLHPKAHLKPDAAPRDEALDDDFDDGDPEKYFRAEVYLSEGGQDYDVMGWTREQLLTDILAQYERHLQFLHTVR, from the coding sequence ATGGATAAACCGTTGACCACCCAAAAGGCCCATTTCAACCCGCCGGTGTTTTACACGGCTACCGCCGTGCTCGTCCTGGTGGTCGCCTATGCAGTATTTTATTCCGAGGATGCGACGGCGCGATTCAAGGGTGTGCAGAACTTTATCGTGCAGAACCTGAGCTGGTACTACGTGTTGGTGGTTGCTCTCATTCTGCTCAGCGTCATTGGAATATCCATCTCCAGGTTCGGCGATATCAAGCTCGGACCGGAACACTCCAAACCCGACTACGACTTCACCAGCTGGTTCGCCATGCTGTTCTCCGCTGGCATGGGCATCGGTCTGCTGTTTTTCGGTGTCGCCGAGCCGGTCATGCATTACCTGAATCCGCCAGTTGGAGAGACGGGTACCGTCGAAGCGGCGCGCGATGCCATGGTATTGACCTTTTTCCACTGGGGTTTCCACGCCTGGGCGATCTACGCCATCGTGGCGCTCATCCTCGCCTATTTCAGTTATCGCCACAAACTGCCACTCACCCTGCGCTCCGCGCTCTATCCGGTAATTGGTGACCGGATCTACGGGCCCGTCGGTCATGCCGTGGACGTGTTCGCCATTCTCGGCACCGTGTGCGGCGTCGCCACCACACTGGGTTACGGAGTGCTGCAGATAAACTCCGGTCTCAATCACCTGTTCGGTTTACCGGTTAACCCGACCGTGCAGGTAGTACTGATCGTCATTACCACCCTGCTAGCCACCATCTCGGTGGTTGCGGGGCTCGATACCGGGATCAAGCGGCTGTCGCAGCTGAACATGGTCCTCGCCGCCCTGCTGCTGCTTATGGTGCTGCTGCTCGGCAGTACCGTGTACCTGCTGCAGACCTTTGTGCAGAACTTTGGCAGCTATGTCTCGGTCCTTATTAGCCGCACATTCAACCTCTACGCCTACGCGCCCACCGACTGGCTGGGGGGGTGGACGATTCTCTACTGGGGCTGGTGGATGTCCTGGTCGCCGTTTGTGGGACTGTTTATCGCGCGCATTTCCCGCGGCCGTACCATCCGCGAATTCGTGATCGGCGCCATGCTGGTGCCCGCCATGGTTACCCTGCTGTGGATGACGATATTTGGCAACTCCGCCATTCACATGATTCTGGATGAAGGGCTGACCTCACTGGGTGAAGTGGTAAGCAAGGACCAGTCGCTGGCACTGTTCCAGTTCCTCGAACAGTTTCCCTTCTCCGGGGTATTTTCGCTGCTCGCCGTGGTCATGGTCATCGTGTTCTTTGTGACCTCTGCGGACTCCGGAGCCATGGTGGTCAATATGCTGTCTTCCCACGGCCGCGACGATACTCCGCTGTGGCAGCGTATATTCTGGGCGGGAATCATCGGCGCGGTAGCCATTGCACTGCTGCTGGCCGGCGGCCTCAGCTCGCTGCAGACCGCCACCATCGCCAGTGCCCTGCCCTTCTCCATTATCCTGCTTGCGGCCATCTACGGGCTGCTCCGGGCACTGCGCACAGAGACGGCGAAACGCGATTCCCAAAACGCCGTGGTAGCCCCGATCAGCGCACATAACCCCGTGTCTTGGCAGAGACGACTGAAAAATCTGCTGAAGTTACCCTCGCTGGTGGAAGTCCAGGACTATGTGCATGAAACCGGCGAACCGGCACTGCGTGAATTCGCCAGCGAACTGGAAAAGAACGGCTTTTCTGCCCGGGTCGTGCAAGGCAAGAACCATTACGTTTACCTGGAGGTTTTTCACGGGGAGGAAGTGGATTTTCTCTACGGTCTTCACCCCAAGGCACATCTGAAACCGGACGCCGCACCGCGGGATGAGGCGCTGGACGATGACTTCGACGATGGTGATCCCGAGAAATATTTTCGCGCGGAGGTCTATCTGTCAGAGGGTGGCCAGGACTACGACGTAATGGGATGGACGCGGGAGCAATTACTCACGGACATTCTCGCCCAGTACGAGCGGCACTTACAGTTTCTGCACACGGTGCGCTGA
- a CDS encoding autotransporter outer membrane beta-barrel domain-containing protein, translating to MPIKQHRLAAAIACLTLSSSFASTTVSADESPFSQVIAFGDSLTDVGNAGIFTSGDDKQAAISLLSQQLGLGPVTPSCAGMYLCLPDVDPSLPEAEMLAAAQAQVQASLSNVGGGWAVGGHRAADVLLNILGTEGYMQYLQEHGLTLDVSAHNFASALLPDPTRDTSTGLYADLNLLGLLLQGPTVVAQLRAGAAQAEAAGDTATAAALTAQADGLQAQIDAAPGAIVADSGITGNPHPLGLGYLELNSGRADGRALYWVNGGGNDLLNGFSASLGGAITAEQFGARVGIAANMLADSAQALADAGANYILLSNVPDIGKTPGMYAAVSQAVISSPQAAQLADAVAAGLMTQEQANAQLSAAIDATLAQATAGVNLFNSTLIADAKNIDGVLLVDQNGILQVSIANAAVLGFDGQIEQTQFCYDGSGSCIEHPVYGKNGSAPDADRLIFNDAVHPTQAAQELLADYYTGVVNAAQVAGQLPDMGVQAARSHVTALEENLASARYRPAQTGVFVTGVFGNSDYDNSFAASASGDQTAALIGASVALRSNTELGFAVSRSDATLENKLTDVDTTAINYSLFGRFYYNEFFVDASATVTDMDYDRIGRHIALGGQFNDTLEASTSGNSLTLDLMGGVNMSKSDTHYGPFAGVSQVTADVDGYTENALAGFTYTDASGVEQDPLGMQFGDQERRYTTMRLGAFADKNWDSVSVYGQLWYEDTTGTENDSVEVGIKSMAGNMNAMPSYVSKDVGLFESGAGALLGLRWQAAEAIAISANLTARPTTEHGSISVSYHF from the coding sequence ATGCCAATCAAGCAACACCGCCTCGCGGCGGCTATCGCCTGCCTCACTCTTTCTTCCAGCTTCGCCAGCACCACAGTCTCTGCCGATGAGTCGCCGTTTTCACAGGTGATCGCCTTTGGCGACAGCCTGACCGACGTTGGCAATGCCGGCATCTTCACCAGTGGTGATGACAAGCAGGCCGCCATCAGCCTGCTGTCGCAGCAACTGGGACTGGGGCCGGTAACACCCTCCTGCGCCGGGATGTACCTGTGCCTGCCGGATGTGGATCCGAGCCTGCCGGAGGCTGAAATGCTGGCCGCGGCCCAGGCCCAGGTGCAGGCATCCCTGTCGAATGTGGGCGGTGGCTGGGCCGTCGGCGGCCACCGCGCCGCGGATGTGCTGCTGAATATTCTCGGCACCGAAGGCTACATGCAGTATCTGCAGGAGCACGGCCTCACGCTTGACGTGAGTGCACACAACTTTGCCAGCGCGCTGCTCCCCGACCCTACCCGCGATACCAGCACCGGCCTCTATGCTGACCTGAACCTGCTCGGCCTGCTGTTGCAGGGCCCAACCGTCGTAGCCCAGCTGCGCGCCGGTGCGGCACAGGCTGAGGCCGCGGGTGATACCGCTACTGCCGCAGCCCTGACCGCCCAGGCCGATGGGCTGCAAGCACAGATCGACGCAGCGCCGGGCGCCATTGTGGCCGACTCCGGCATCACCGGTAACCCACACCCCCTTGGCCTCGGCTATCTCGAACTCAACAGTGGCCGCGCCGACGGCAGGGCACTGTACTGGGTAAATGGCGGCGGCAATGACCTGTTGAACGGCTTCAGCGCCTCGCTCGGCGGCGCCATCACCGCGGAGCAGTTTGGCGCTCGCGTCGGTATCGCGGCGAATATGCTGGCCGACAGCGCACAGGCACTCGCCGATGCCGGAGCCAATTACATCCTGCTGTCCAACGTGCCCGATATCGGCAAGACCCCGGGCATGTACGCCGCAGTGAGCCAGGCGGTTATCAGCAGTCCGCAAGCGGCACAGTTGGCCGATGCCGTGGCCGCAGGCCTGATGACCCAGGAGCAAGCCAATGCCCAGCTGAGTGCCGCCATCGACGCCACTCTGGCCCAGGCCACTGCCGGGGTTAACCTTTTCAACAGCACGCTGATCGCCGATGCCAAGAATATCGACGGTGTATTGCTGGTCGACCAGAACGGCATCTTGCAGGTGTCCATCGCCAACGCCGCGGTACTGGGTTTTGACGGGCAAATCGAACAGACCCAGTTCTGCTACGACGGCAGCGGCAGCTGTATCGAGCACCCGGTCTATGGCAAGAACGGTTCCGCCCCGGATGCGGACCGACTGATTTTCAACGACGCGGTACACCCGACCCAGGCCGCACAAGAGCTGCTTGCCGACTACTACACCGGCGTGGTCAACGCCGCGCAGGTGGCCGGGCAACTGCCGGATATGGGTGTGCAGGCGGCGCGCAGTCATGTCACTGCACTGGAAGAGAATCTGGCCAGCGCCCGCTATCGTCCCGCGCAAACCGGGGTGTTTGTCACCGGAGTGTTCGGCAACAGCGACTACGACAACAGCTTCGCTGCCAGTGCCAGTGGTGACCAGACTGCCGCCCTGATCGGCGCCAGTGTAGCGCTGCGCAGCAATACCGAGCTCGGCTTTGCCGTCAGTCGCTCGGATGCAACGCTGGAAAACAAGCTAACTGACGTCGACACCACCGCCATCAATTACAGCCTGTTTGGCCGCTTCTATTACAACGAGTTTTTCGTGGATGCCAGCGCCACCGTTACCGATATGGATTACGACCGCATCGGTCGCCATATCGCCCTCGGCGGGCAGTTCAATGACACCCTGGAAGCCAGCACCAGTGGCAATAGCCTGACCCTCGACCTGATGGGCGGCGTCAACATGTCCAAGAGCGATACCCACTACGGTCCGTTTGCCGGTGTTAGCCAGGTGACTGCAGATGTGGACGGCTATACCGAAAATGCACTCGCGGGCTTTACCTATACCGATGCCAGCGGCGTCGAACAGGACCCTCTGGGTATGCAGTTTGGCGATCAGGAGCGCCGCTACACCACCATGCGCTTGGGCGCGTTTGCGGATAAAAACTGGGACAGCGTCAGCGTCTATGGCCAGCTGTGGTACGAGGACACTACCGGTACCGAAAACGACTCTGTGGAAGTGGGTATCAAATCCATGGCTGGCAATATGAATGCCATGCCGAGCTACGTCAGCAAGGACGTCGGCCTGTTCGAAAGTGGCGCCGGCGCCCTGCTCGGCCTGCGCTGGCAGGCGGCTGAAGCCATCGCCATCAGCGCCAACCTCACCGCTCGCCCGACCACCGAGCACGGCTCCATCAGCGTCAGCTATCACTTCTGA